AGCAGCACGTGATCGTCGCGCTCAAGAACTCCAGGACGGCCCAGCACCTCGCGGTGCAGGTGGCGGTCGTCGCTAAGGGAGACTGATCAATGCTTCAACCAAAGCGTACTAAATTCCGCAAGATGCAGAAGGGCCGCATCAAAGGCGAAGCGAAGGGTGGCTCCACTCTGAACTTCGGCTCCTACGGCCTGAAAGCAACCACCCCTGAGCGTGTGACTGCGCGTCAGATCGAGGCAGCCCGCCGCGCGATGACCCGCCACATGAAACGTCAGGGCCGTGTTTGGATCCGCATCTTCCCAGACACTCCTGTGACCTCTAAGCCTGTCGAAGTTCGTATGGGTAAAGGTAAAGGTTCCGTGGATTACTGGGCGTGCAAGGTAAAGCCTGGCCGCGTGATGTTTGAAATCGACGGTGTCAACGACGAGATCGCGCGCGAAGCGCTGCG
This is a stretch of genomic DNA from Cognatishimia activa. It encodes these proteins:
- the rplP gene encoding 50S ribosomal protein L16, encoding MLQPKRTKFRKMQKGRIKGEAKGGSTLNFGSYGLKATTPERVTARQIEAARRAMTRHMKRQGRVWIRIFPDTPVTSKPVEVRMGKGKGSVDYWACKVKPGRVMFEIDGVNDEIAREALRLAAMKLPVKTRVVVREDW